Sequence from the Leptospira johnsonii genome:
CATCATAGATACAAAGTGCTCTAAATATGCTCCTTTAGTTTCTACTTCTCTTGTTGCCGCATCGTCACTTAACGCATTCTATTCGGATCTCCCTACTACTGGAGTTCCGATCCGTGGTCCATTCGGAACACAGATTGCCTTAGATTATGCCAACCTTTTTACAGTGGATCTAGAATATACTCTGTCAGCAGGTGGGCTAGGGGGCCTAACCTTTTGGAGTTTCGGAGATGGGAACGGTAATGCTGCTGCAGATACCTGTTCTAACGGAGAAGATGACGGCAGCTTATCTACCCTGGGTGCCACCGGAAATACCGCTTTAAAGAATCAAGCAAGCTGGTTTGCCACTGACATTCGAGGTTGCGCGGAATTACATAAAGTACTTTGTCTTTGTTACGTCCCTTCCTCCGGCGGCGGTTGATCTATTAGAACAATATTCTGAATTTTTAATATAATCGAAAGGATCCTCTGATAAGGAAAAATGTTATGATATACCGTATTATTCTGATCTTGTTTTTCACGTTTTTAGCCCAGAATTGTATGGATACAAAAACTTGTTCGGACCAAGATCGATCCTGTAGTCCTACGGCAAGCTTGCTGAGTTTTTTCTCCGCACCGTCAGGGATCTATGTATATTCCTCCACTGTAGCCTATGGCGGGAACTTATCCATTTTAGGTACAGGCAACTTAGACCCTAGCTTACAGACTATTTGCAAGCAAGAACGAACTTTTGCTTCTATCTTAGATACTGGATGTCAAAGCGTAGCTCCCTTAGTATCTACACTTGCAGTATCTGCTAATAATTTAACCTCTTTCTATTCTGATATTCCGACTAACTCACCAATGAGAGGAGGACCTACAGGCACGATCCTCGCAGACGATCTGGCTTCTTTTTTCTCCCTGGATCTACATGTGACTTTAGAAGCCGGAGGTTTGGGCAGCACTAATTTCTGGACCTATGGAGATGGAACCGGTAATTACGCTTCAGGTGTTACCTGTAATGACGGGGACGACAATACCTCATCCAACACTGGATACGTAGGAAGTCCTCTTCTTTCTGCAGCAGGTACCTGGAATAGTGTACAGGCCGAAACCTGTGACAACGCTTTCAGGATACTTTGTATCTGTTATAGACCGTCAAGTTAGATCAGCTGATTGAATTAGAAAGAATATCTTAAATTTATAATAGAACGGAGTGGTCACCCACTCCGCATTTCAATCTTATTTACAATCTTTCTTTAAAGTAGATTTAATCGTAATTTCTACATCCGGCCAGAGAACAGACTTACCGTCCTTGCCCTTATGTAGATCGTTACAAACTGCGTTCAACGCAGTTAATGCTTTGCCTGCATTCCAATTGTTTACATCCAAAGAACCCTTTGCTTCTAAAACTTCTCCAGTTAAAGTGAATTGTAATGGAACATCCTTACTCACACCGTTCCAAGTAAGTTTTACTACTCCAGTTCCGGATTTTCCATCCGCTTCCAGTTTTGCAGAAGATACGGAACCTTCTATCTTTCCGTTCTTTTTCAGATTTCCGAAAAATGCTCCTTTGATCTTAGGATCTCTTTCCGGATTTCCACTATCCAGGTCTAAAGCGTCTATAGAGAATTTTAAGCCTTTTAATGCATCCGGAACCGTGGCCCCTGATTTAACTCCAGTAATATTTACTTTAGTAAACTTACCACCCACTCCAGTTTTCTCGGTGAATTTAAATGCTTTCCACTCCAGACCAGTTACTTCTGGGTTCACGGAATATTTACAAGAAGTCTCTGCAGATAACGAATTGAATTGCCAACTTGCTCCAAGGAAGAATACTGAAAAAATCAGTGTGGCGAGATAAAAAGAATTTATACGTGATTTCATAGCCTTATACTAGGGTTGAAATAAAACAAAGTCAAGATTTTTAGATATTGGAAAACACTTGAACGAAGAAGAACTCATCTCCTCCTTATATCCTCCCGGCAAAGAACAGGAAAACGACTGTTATTCGGACAAAGAAGGAAACTTGATCACTACAGACACGATAGTCGAAGGAACTCATTTCCGATTGGACTGGAGTCGTCCCGAAGACTTGGCAAACAAGTTGATAGAAGTTAACGTATCGGATATAGCAGCGGCTAACGGAACTCCTCAAAAAGCGTTTTTCAATTTCGGACTTTCTCCTTCCTGCAATCGAAAAGAGTTCCTAGAACCGTTTATCGATTCATTCAAAAAGGCATTAACCTCTTACAAGATAGAACTTTGCGGCGGCGACACTTATAGGACACAAGAGTTAAACTTAACTTTAACTCTATTAGGAAAATCAGATTCTCCTGTAGACAGAAAGGGCGGAAAGCATGGAGATAATGTGTACTTGAGCGGTCATATAGGCGCTTCTCTTCTAGGTTATAAAATATTAGAAGGTGCCCATATTTCCCTTTCCTCGGAAGTCAAAAAGATCGCCTTGGATAGGCATTTAAGGCCTAAATCAAGGTTGAACTTAAGTCGTTCTTTATATTCAAAAATTAGAATACATGCGGGAATGGATCTGACCGATGGACTCAAACAGGACGTATTCAAATTGGCCAAATCCTCTGGTGTCAAGATCGAATTGGACTTAGATGAACTTCCCTTCGAAAATGGAGTAAAAGAAGCCATCGGGATCGAAGGTGTTTTAACTTCTGGAGAAGAATTAGAACTTCTATTTTTATCTCCGGACGAATTGCCTTCTTTTTGGGAAGGGATCTCTATCCGAAAGATAGGTTCAGTCTTCGATTTGGAAAAAGGCGAATCCCCTCAGGTCATATATTCTTACGAAGGAAAACCTTACTCTCCTAAAGAATCCGGATTTAGACATTTTTAATCAAATTCTACTTGTGCTTAGGATAGATACGATCATTCTTCCCGATCGATGAGAAACGGTCTATTATCTTGGATTTTACCGAAGTCCCCCAAACCATTACTTCCCG
This genomic interval carries:
- a CDS encoding YceI family protein; translated protein: MKSRINSFYLATLIFSVFFLGASWQFNSLSAETSCKYSVNPEVTGLEWKAFKFTEKTGVGGKFTKVNITGVKSGATVPDALKGLKFSIDALDLDSGNPERDPKIKGAFFGNLKKNGKIEGSVSSAKLEADGKSGTGVVKLTWNGVSKDVPLQFTLTGEVLEAKGSLDVNNWNAGKALTALNAVCNDLHKGKDGKSVLWPDVEITIKSTLKKDCK
- the thiL gene encoding thiamine-phosphate kinase; its protein translation is MNEEELISSLYPPGKEQENDCYSDKEGNLITTDTIVEGTHFRLDWSRPEDLANKLIEVNVSDIAAANGTPQKAFFNFGLSPSCNRKEFLEPFIDSFKKALTSYKIELCGGDTYRTQELNLTLTLLGKSDSPVDRKGGKHGDNVYLSGHIGASLLGYKILEGAHISLSSEVKKIALDRHLRPKSRLNLSRSLYSKIRIHAGMDLTDGLKQDVFKLAKSSGVKIELDLDELPFENGVKEAIGIEGVLTSGEELELLFLSPDELPSFWEGISIRKIGSVFDLEKGESPQVIYSYEGKPYSPKESGFRHF